Proteins from one Methanococcus maripaludis C5 genomic window:
- a CDS encoding carbohydrate kinase family protein yields MDKIGKITAVGHIALDYIFNVDKFPELNTSMQIPTAKKYYGGAACNVAAEIANLGVKSEILSCVGTDFKASGYGEYLEKLGVSTENIFISTEEETPKAWIFTDPENNQITYFLWGAAKHYSDIEVPEFDSKIVHLATGDPNYNLKCAEKANSMGILVSFDPGQDLTLYSKENMENIIKNVDFLFMNNHEFQRTLDLLNISEKELMNRVKVLIVTYGKQGSIIYSEGETIKVPAILTEAKDPTGAGDSYRAGFLTAYLKGNDLKKCGLAGSCVSSFVVEQVGCQTNLPSWKMVIERLKENNLE; encoded by the coding sequence ATGGATAAAATTGGCAAGATAACGGCAGTAGGGCATATTGCACTAGATTACATATTTAATGTGGATAAATTTCCGGAACTAAACACTTCAATGCAGATACCAACTGCTAAAAAATACTACGGCGGTGCTGCATGTAACGTTGCAGCAGAAATTGCAAATTTAGGCGTAAAATCAGAAATACTTTCTTGTGTTGGAACAGACTTCAAAGCTTCAGGGTACGGAGAATATCTGGAAAAATTAGGAGTTTCAACTGAAAATATATTTATATCAACCGAAGAAGAAACTCCAAAGGCATGGATATTTACAGATCCTGAAAACAACCAGATTACGTACTTTTTGTGGGGCGCTGCGAAACACTATTCTGATATCGAAGTTCCAGAGTTTGATTCAAAAATCGTTCACCTTGCAACTGGCGACCCAAATTACAATTTAAAATGTGCTGAAAAAGCAAATTCAATGGGTATCCTTGTATCATTCGATCCAGGACAGGATTTAACCCTTTATTCAAAAGAAAACATGGAAAATATTATAAAAAACGTTGATTTTTTATTCATGAACAACCACGAGTTCCAGAGAACTCTCGATTTATTAAATATTTCCGAAAAAGAACTAATGAATAGGGTTAAAGTTTTAATTGTAACTTACGGAAAACAGGGAAGTATTATCTATTCAGAAGGCGAAACAATAAAAGTTCCGGCAATTTTAACTGAAGCAAAAGATCCAACTGGGGCTGGAGACAGCTACAGGGCAGGATTTTTAACCGCGTACTTAAAAGGAAATGATTTAAAGAAATGCGGGCTTGCAGGCTCATGTGTATCTTCTTTTGTCGTGGAACAGGTTGGATGCCAGACAAACCTTCCTTCATGGAAAATGGTTATCGAAAGGCTAAAAGAAAACAATCTCGAATAA
- the hisA gene encoding 1-(5-phosphoribosyl)-5-[(5-phosphoribosylamino)methylideneamino]imidazole-4-carboxamide isomerase, producing MLVIPAVDMKNKKCVQLIQGNPDKKHVELDNPPEIAKKWVSEGAEMLHLVDLDGALDGKRVNDEFIEEIIKTSGVPVQIGGGIRSIEDAVYLVEKGAKKVIIGTIAVEKPEIIKELSENIGSEKIMVSLDAKDGKVVIKGWKEKTKYTPVEIGKILEEMGAGSILFTNVDSEGLLNGINIEPTKELVENLKIPIVASGGVTTIDDLLKFKEIGVYGVVVGSAIYKNMINLKDAIEAVK from the coding sequence GTGCTAGTTATTCCTGCAGTTGATATGAAGAATAAAAAATGTGTGCAGCTTATCCAGGGGAACCCGGATAAAAAACACGTTGAATTAGACAACCCTCCTGAAATTGCAAAAAAATGGGTAAGCGAAGGTGCAGAAATGCTTCACCTCGTGGATCTCGATGGTGCACTTGATGGAAAGCGGGTAAATGATGAATTTATCGAAGAAATAATCAAAACATCTGGAGTTCCTGTTCAAATCGGCGGAGGAATTCGATCCATCGAGGATGCAGTATATTTAGTTGAAAAAGGGGCGAAAAAAGTAATAATCGGGACTATTGCTGTAGAAAAACCTGAAATAATCAAAGAACTCTCGGAAAATATTGGCAGTGAAAAAATAATGGTTTCACTCGATGCAAAGGATGGTAAAGTCGTAATAAAAGGCTGGAAAGAAAAAACGAAGTATACGCCTGTGGAAATTGGAAAAATACTCGAAGAAATGGGTGCAGGAAGTATCCTATTTACAAATGTTGATAGCGAAGGCTTATTGAATGGGATAAATATCGAACCAACAAAAGAACTCGTTGAAAACTTAAAAATACCTATTGTAGCATCAGGCGGAGTTACTACAATCGATGACCTTTTGAAATTCAAGGAAATCGGGGTATATGGTGTAGTTGTGGGTTCTGCAATTTACAAAAACATGATAAATTTAAAAGATGCAATTGAAGCAGTAAAATAA
- a CDS encoding bifunctional N(6)-L-threonylcarbamoyladenine synthase/serine/threonine protein kinase: MDTSKDLICIGFEGTAEKTGVGIITSNGEVLFNKTIIYTPPVQGIHPREAADHHAETFVKLLKEALTVVPIEKIDLVSFSLGPGLGPSLRVTATTARALSLSINKPIIGVNHCISHVEIGKLKTDALDPLTLYVSGGNTQVLAYTGKKYRVIGETLDIAIGNCLDQFARHCNMPHPGGVYVEKYAKNGNKFIKLPYTVKGMDISLSGLLTAAMKKYDSKERIEDVCYSLQENSFSMLTEITERALAHTNKAEVMLVGGVAANNRLKEMLDIMCIEQNVDFYVPEREFCGDNGAMIAWLGILQYLNGKRMDLNDTKPISNYRSDMVEVNWISENEFNNENIKSRIIPEHLIGKGAEADISKGIYLEFESITKERVKKGYRILELDELIRLRRTVKEARFLASIKELGIYAPSIFDIDKENKKITMSYIHGKIAKEKIEEGNLNFCEDLGKIIGKMHSGGIVHNDLTTSNFIVSDNTFVIDFGLGKYSDLVEDKAIDLIVLKKSIMSIHYDKFDSVWNKIIEGYKTYEMFESVLECMKEVEKRARYL, encoded by the coding sequence ATGGATACTTCTAAAGACTTAATATGTATTGGATTTGAAGGAACTGCGGAAAAAACTGGTGTAGGGATCATTACTTCTAATGGTGAAGTTTTATTTAACAAAACAATAATTTACACTCCGCCAGTACAGGGAATTCATCCAAGGGAAGCTGCAGATCACCACGCAGAAACTTTTGTAAAACTTTTAAAAGAAGCATTAACAGTAGTTCCGATCGAAAAGATTGATCTGGTTTCTTTTTCATTAGGCCCAGGTCTTGGTCCAAGTTTAAGGGTTACTGCAACAACTGCAAGGGCACTTTCTCTTTCAATAAATAAACCGATAATTGGGGTAAATCATTGCATTAGCCACGTAGAAATTGGAAAATTAAAAACGGATGCATTAGATCCGCTAACACTGTATGTAAGTGGTGGAAATACGCAAGTTTTAGCATACACCGGAAAAAAATACCGAGTAATTGGAGAAACGCTCGATATTGCGATAGGAAACTGTTTAGACCAGTTTGCAAGGCACTGCAATATGCCGCACCCCGGTGGAGTTTACGTTGAGAAATATGCTAAGAATGGAAACAAGTTCATAAAACTTCCATACACAGTTAAAGGAATGGATATTTCTCTTTCAGGATTATTAACCGCAGCAATGAAGAAATACGATTCAAAAGAAAGAATTGAAGATGTATGCTACTCATTACAGGAAAATTCATTTTCAATGCTCACGGAAATTACCGAAAGAGCGCTTGCACATACCAATAAGGCTGAAGTAATGCTTGTTGGAGGGGTTGCTGCAAATAATCGTTTGAAAGAAATGTTAGATATAATGTGCATTGAACAAAATGTTGACTTTTACGTTCCAGAACGAGAGTTTTGCGGAGATAACGGTGCAATGATTGCATGGCTTGGAATTTTACAGTATTTAAATGGAAAAAGAATGGATTTGAACGATACAAAACCAATTTCTAACTACAGAAGCGACATGGTTGAAGTAAACTGGATATCCGAAAATGAGTTTAACAACGAAAATATCAAATCCAGAATAATTCCGGAACATTTAATCGGGAAAGGGGCAGAGGCAGACATTTCTAAAGGAATATACTTAGAATTTGAATCGATTACAAAAGAAAGGGTAAAAAAAGGCTACCGTATTTTGGAACTCGATGAATTAATACGATTGAGAAGAACTGTAAAAGAAGCTAGATTTTTAGCTTCAATCAAAGAACTTGGAATTTATGCACCGAGCATTTTTGATATCGACAAAGAAAATAAAAAAATTACAATGAGCTACATTCACGGAAAAATTGCAAAAGAAAAAATCGAAGAAGGAAATCTCAATTTTTGTGAAGATTTAGGAAAAATTATTGGAAAAATGCATTCTGGCGGAATTGTACATAACGATTTAACGACTTCAAACTTTATAGTTTCAGATAATACTTTTGTTATCGATTTTGGGCTTGGAAAATACAGTGATTTAGTTGAAGACAAGGCAATTGATTTGATTGTGTTAAAAAAATCCATAATGAGTATCCACTATGATAAATTCGATTCAGTTTGGAATAAAATTATTGAAGGCTACAAAACTTATGAAATGTTTGAATCGGTTTTAGAGTGCATGAAAGAAGTTGAAAAACGGGCAAGATACCTTTAA